The DNA region TTTTGCAATAGACATCCTCAACTTGTCCACTTACAGGGTTAAGTATTCCGCTCcgaagataaagaagaggaagaaaggggcCCGGCCCTGCTTGGCTCCTCAATGTCCATCGTCATTTTGTATCATTTCACATggctttcctccttcccttcattTCCTTGAAAGCTTTACAAATGAGTCATCTTTCATGGTCTGGTGGAATAAGCTCTAGTATCTTAATACTGAACGTTAGTTTGCACATAATAGCAATTATATGTGAGGCAATGTACCTAAAAGTCGCCGGTTTCGTTATTTTTCAATGATAAAAATGATTGAGGATTCAGCATGATGATGCATATGTATCAATATCGCCTCATCGGCTGGCCAGCTGTGCATGTCACGACAAGATGAGCAAAAGGCTCGAAGCTATGCTTGTTCATGAAGGCCGTCATTTTTGTACGATCGTTCAGCAGCTGAACTTCACAAACGAGGATCGATGTTAGCAAACAAGCAAAGCGCGACTCAGCTTGATGCCGCGAAAAAGTGCGGCAGCATAATTTAGTAGAAATGTTGTATTCCATGCCAGTTTTTTTTATATCTTTGGCGGAAAGAACGGGGGGCAGATAATAGAACAGGGAACGAAGTCCGATCCTTAATGTTACCATTATTGCTGCTATATACACTAACGCGTACATCTTTCTGGCTCAAGCGAGTCATGCTCAACTTCCAACGCTTGCTGCTTATTATTACTGCTCGTCGCTTGCAGCGAGTGCACGCAGGTCTCGTTCGCCAGTCATTCTGGGTCTGGAAGCAGTGGAAGTCATTTCTCAATGTATGTTACGTAAGTATATTTTGAGATAAAGCAGGTGCATAAATAAGTCTGGAAATGGGGGAAAACGCACGAGGTTGTCTTCTGTTGTGTCGACGACCACGAACAAAAGTCCATTTGCACTACAGTACAGTACATCGGTCTCAACTCTGGTAGACTAGTCGTCTTTTCCGAAGAAATTACATACAAACGAATATTTCACAGTACATGAGGCACCTCCCTCCGCAGTAATTTTTTTTGCCTTTCGCACCTTCGTCAGACTTGCGACTTGCCGTGCCCGCAAGGCCAGCAGATGCGTTGTATAGTGAATCACTGGCCAGTACGTGCGATACATACTTAACAAATTTTTATGGCTTTGCTCCTGATTGTCGCTAATGCCACACTACAGCTCACGCTCCCGTGGCATTACCAACGTTACACATCAGAGGGGTGACTTTGAAAAGCCATTGAGTCGACTCATTCCACCACAGCCTACTTGCAACCGTGTGTGCGTAGCATATTACCTTGTGGCGGCTCCTGTCAGTCATCAATGCTTGTACAAAGCCACATTTTGCAGTATTCGCGCACGACACTATTCTAAATACGACCTGATACCTCTCTAAACTCAACTCAAACTGCTTACACATACATCACAGCATTCTTGTGATCATTCCCCAGAAGCCCGAAGCCTGGGCAGGCTGATAGACAGGTAGAGGACATCAAGTCTTGAATACAGATCGTGGCTTTTAATTTTATACGTCGACATACCTTCagctttcttttttgcAACCTGGATTTGAACAGAAGCTAGGAACGAATAGCTGTACTCTCTCTGTCGACCAAAAGCTCCGCAGACGATCAATCTTGCTGTACAGAAAAAGAGGCCATgaccgaacgcagtgaaATCCTATCTGGCAACGCTGTTGAGAAGTCAGCGACCGGATCTACAAAAGCATGGATTCGAGACTTGTTGGAGTTGTATGAGCATGCTGAGGGGCTATATCCAGATATAAGGTGGAGGGTACCAAGAGAACGGTCCGCGGTTTGGGGACATAAAGGTGAGTTGAGAACCGCAAGTCCTTAGAAGCTATGCGGTGCTATGCTGATTATAACAAGCCCTTATTTACGCGCGAGCTTCTAGTTAGTGTTCATTGTTATATTGCTTGTGGTTCCATTTATATCAGTCCGCTGACTTTGGAATTAGAAGCATTCAGAGATGCTTTTTTGCCCCTCCAATCGTCGGGTCCCATAGCTGGTGATCCTTCGCCATTACTTTCTTGTATTCGCCACCCAgcctttcctttccacAGACCATTGCAATTGCTGCCAGGGTCTCTCGACAACTCCATTGATTTGCCACTATGCAACGACGACTTCATCTTCGACATGGTAATCCATGAATCTGCGGAACTGTTACGAACCCATCTGAAGTAGGTGTCTTTTTGTAAAATCCTCGACAGATAATGATTCAGCGTCCTTGTTCGGTCAGGATGATGTATACCTCGGAAGGGGCAGAAGGTTTATCAAATTGGGTGAAGGGGCAGGCACAGATTGGCGCGTGGCAATCAGAGCCATGGTTGTATCCAGATGGCTCTGGAACTGTGTCTGAAAGGCGGGCCAAGCTGAGTCAAGATCTAACATATATGTGGAGAAGCAAGCTTTTTGCGGACGTGCGAATACACCTTCCGAGCAATACTACCAGTGGAACTAGCTTGGAAGACCTGAATGCGACTGCGGATCTGTCCAAGCAGACCATGATATTTTCCTCTCACAAATTCATCCTCGCCTGCAGATCAAGGTATTTCTCTTCGTTTTTCAAGCaacatccacatcctcaGACGTCTGTCGTCgacattttcttttcctcgccTCCATTCACGCCTGCAGCCTTGCACTTCTGCCTTGGGTATATATATGCCGGCACTCTCTGTTTCTCCAATCGCACATTTGGTCTGTTGACTGCGCTACAGATTCATAGTTGTGCGAGGTATTTGCAACTTGAGGAGCTCGTCATCGAGATTGAATTTCGTATCATCCATGATCTTTGCCATGGTTTAGATTGGGACCATTGCCACTGCAAAAAATGTGTTAACAGGGCTATCAAGCTTTGGTGCTGGCTTGCTGAAGAGCAGAGCCGGCCACAAGTCTTATGGTCGCTGGCGACAAACTTCATTCAACGAGGTTGGACGGGCTGCTGGGGCCGAGATGTAGCGACAAGCAATACTGAAGAGGTCGGAAAATTGACGCACAATGTAATTGAAGGAATCCAACCATCGAATGTGATCTATACCTTCTATTCATTGCACCATATGCGTATGAAACTGGAGACTGAAAAGCGAACAACATCTGAGAAAGCTCAGTCCTCAGGCTGGTTGAATCGTCTGCAGCAAATGGTAGACGCGGTACAAAGACAGGCTTGTGAAATTATTATTTCAAGTCTAGAAGACGTAGCCGCAAGCGACGGAATGAGGACGTTAATGCAGGACCAAGATCCCGTATCGTTGGACATCTTGCGCATCATATTGCAAAAGGCTGCTGAGCGAACGAATTCTGGGAAAACATATATCGAGACAAATCGAGTATGTGCAACCTCCTGGCTTCCTAGCTGTTCATAGCTTACGTCTGATTACAGGCTCTATCACTGATCGCATCCTTTCCAAGCGAAATCGATCCAAGCATGCGAGGCCTCTCTCCTACATCTTACAAACTGTTGGCTATAGCCGAGACCTTAAAAGGAATAACTTTTCAAGGTGCCAATAATTGTGTTAAACCCCCCGGTGGCAGGTTATTGGAAGATAAAATTTCTAGTGCTTCATTGCCACTCGAATCGTTTTTAAACAATTCCTTTTCTGGTCTCAAAGCCGATAACCATCAGGAAGGCATGTCGGATAAAAATCAGCTTTGCAACTCTGGGACATCCGCCTATGCAAGCGCATTATTCGATGCTGAAAAGGAAGTTAAGGAGATCCCTTACGGTATGTATTTGCGGAGAAGCTCAACAACGAAaactagtcgctgatacTTCTTGTCAATAAAGAACTGCCCTCCTCGGCAACACAACTCGATTTTGCGCGCTGCGGAAAAGCGTATGCAAGATCATCAGAACCATCTCGCTCGTCTTGGAGAGCTCATCTGGATCATCAGCCCCTTCTACAGAAAACGATCATTCAGCCTTGCTCTTCACTGAACACTGAGGAAAATCAAACAGACAAGTATCGAAAGACTTCAAACATGACCGAGACGTCATGTTCAAAACTTGGGATCGAGCTTTTCGTGGGTGTTCCCTGTGTTATTTTTTCTcaggagaaaaaggtgaGATTCAGGGCGTCGGTGAGATACATTGGATATATCCAAGGGGTCAGTTGGAGACTTGCTGCTGCAGATGGACAGGGTCGCAGAACTGACTATACCAACAGCTACATGGGACATGGGTTGGAGTCGAAGTAGACAATTTGGACCGCTTTGGGATTGACACTCTTCCCAATGCTGTTGTGAGCGGCGTACAATATTTTATGGCCTCGGCGCCCAGCAACCTAGCACTGAACGGGATGAATAGCGGCGACCATAATAATCCGAAAACTTGCCATCAATGTGGCAAGACAGGAGGAAATCGCTGTAGCGTCTGCAAATATACGGCGCGTAAGAATTCACGAAGTTCCGAGAGGGGTATCCCGGGCTTACGTCGTGCTTTATTTGTGAGGCCAAGTGAGGTTGTGTTGGTGTTGGGAACAGACACCTAATAGCGCTGCCCTCAACTTCTGACGTAAAACATACGGAGGTTTGGTTAACAACGTTCCAGTTTCTGATTGTTAGCGCTCTAGTCATCGATAGCGGGGCACTGCGCCTCGCAAGCTGGCTCCTGGATCTTTGCTGTATGTACGGTCTGGTCCACGCAGACGCGTCATATGTTCGAGCATGTACTTTACAGTGTTTGACGCCCATTTTCCAATAGAAATGGAATTTTTTCTGCAAAAATTCTGAAAATTTGTCCCAGAGACTTGAGAAAACGCCAAAAATGAGGTCTTTGACCCGGACGACACTGTCACAATCATCATGATAATCCGCACTTGCGCTGTCgaagctcttcttttgcgAATCACTGGAAGAAGTATATGCAGATAGGCCGTCTTTGGAGACTAATAATGCTCTTGTTATAACTGAATCCGCTTCCGCAATTTCCCAGGATGCTCGAGCAagcttctcctcatccgGCCCTCCAGAAACAGATTGTCGTCTATTCTCTGCGGGACGGTGCGGAATGGAAGACAACAAGCAATGGCAGCCCTTGTGCATCTCGGAGGGCCGGGGCTAGGGAGGAAGCTGGATGCGGCAGATGACAGTTTGCGAAGGAAGGACATGTCGAAAGACGACAGGTCGCGATGGCGGTGGTGAATGCTTGTTATAACTGGTTTGTTGCAAGCTACGTATACTCGTTCGCTACTCTGCCTACATTGCCCACCGTTTCAAATTTATGGAAGCTCAGCTCACGGTGCGATTTCAAAATGATACAACAGAATCGGGCCTTTCTTCTGTGAGTTGAGTATCGGGCTTTTAAATAGCCCTATGCATAGGTAAAGCGGACACTGGATTGTTTGCCCTAGTCTGCCTTCATGAAGTCTGCTTGAAGTTGATAAATCTGTATAAATCGGGAGAGCGAGCGGAGCGCTGATGATCTGACAAACCGGAATCGTTTCTCAGAATGCACAATCCttttttggctttggcgTTTCTAGAGCGGTTGCGCTTATCGTCTTTCAATTTCAACATAATACTCAATTGACTATATGGAGCTTTGTATTTACATCCTGCACCTTTGTTGTTACACGCTACATAATCTCAAAAGGTGGACAAATTTTCACATTCTCCCTTGCAATAAAACGTTGGAAATCATTACATTTACCAGGAGGTACAACAACGGTGTATCAACAAATGCGCTACTTTGATTCAAGTCCCCATCCATATTTATCTATCCTCTGATAAGACTAGCGGCCGAACCTGAATTATTGCACTGCAATCGCTAGCAACTTCCAGGGAGACTGTGTCAACTGATCAAGAGCGTTGTCGCTTTGCAAGACAAATACCCACACCAAAACGTTGGCGGGCTTCTTAGATCTCGTGAGACGAGAAATTGAGGACTGCAGCACAATGAGCTATCAAACAGGTCAACGACCAGAGAAAGGATCCTTGGTGGGCTAAATCAGTTAAGGCTAagagaatgaggatgacTGCAACAACGGGCGGTAATCTGACACCGGAGATACTAGGCTGAATGGAAACAAGTTTGCCGAACAACAACGCTAGGCGCACTGCTGGACCAGCAAGGCAGGTCATTGCCCGCTCAGGAACATCGGTGAGTGATGGTAGTAAATTGTTTTTTGGTAacgggaagaagggaagaagaccgTTGTTTGGCGTGGTCGCGTCAGCATCGAGGTGAACGTCGTTGACGACGACCGAATCCCTTCGACAAATACTTCTGCTGCTGGGGTAAGAGAGATTTTCCAATGACGCAAGCGTTTGTCCAACTATCGCCGAAGAATAATCCTCATTTTGATTTGAGTGATGTTTCTACGAGATGAAAAAAAGTGGTCAAAGTTGATTCTACATAACACGTTATTGAACAGCTCACAATGTCCGCTAAAACacttctcgtcttctcgGCAGAAGGACGCTTTTCCGGATGGATATCCAATAATTccttgagaaggaaggcaaAGCGTTTTGGAATATGTCGGCGCTGTAAATTCTGCAGTAGAGACCCATCCGGTAGGAAGCTACAGTTGGGTGTTTTTAGGGACAAAAACTGAAAGGGTACCATTTGATGATACTCACCCCATATAGGATAGAATTTGGGCACGAAGAACATCATAGCTGTCGCATTCTTCATATGGCAGTTTCAAAAACATCATCTTGTACAAAATCATCCCTGGAAGAAACTCTGTTAGTAACGAAAACATGACTGAAAAGTTCAGATAGTTACCAAGAGACCACATGTCTGCATGTGAATCAGAGGGTCGAAAACGCCCTTTGGCGTCTTGGACTAGTGTCTCAGGTGCCTAAAACATCGCCATGAGCGTTGTCCGAGATTGCACTGGCGTGTCCTTTGATTTACCATGTACCTGTATCATTGTTATACCAATTTAGCAAATCCCACATAGTTCAGTAGGGTATCCACGTACTCCATGGTACCCGTATGACCTGTCCTTTCTCTCTGTCCTCTGAGCATCTCTTCTGAAGTGCCAAAGTCGGACAACATCGCCTTTGGTctgagaaaaaaaaacattTAGCCCTGATAGCCTTCACTGCAGATCCGCTTTGAGATTATCCAAATAAGAGTCATACTCACACCagctttccttcctcccagtGCAGAAGAACGTTGGAGCATTTTAGATCCAGATGCAAAATGGAATTTGAATGCTATGTCATTAGTGGTCATCTGTTTCAACGCCGTTATCTGTCTAGAGGATCACTTACAAGAAACGCCAGTCCATCAATGATATCTCCGAAA from Cryptococcus neoformans var. neoformans B-3501A chromosome 4, whole genome shotgun sequence includes:
- a CDS encoding hypothetical protein (HMMPfam hit to Pkinase, Protein kinase domain, score: 109.6, E(): 7.7e-30), yielding MIDNEDPSRDVAGAGELGQDWRPIGHTPNQLVLYHPASHALRVRIQPPSPPRSAFPSDIVRANDALRRRSPDSATRSLCLLCRQPVPRNGLGEVAAISGMESYFQTLEHVHSESESFSQGVGIDDLLDAPQPRTSNEENSSAAGYYARFFKEVRKLGMGAEGSVYLAVHHIEGDTLGTYAVKKIAVGESKEYLHKILREVKLLEVLRHTNIIPYYHAWIDTTRFSDLAPPVLALHVLMMYASGGNLDSLLLSRSHSTGFAAGLSADDIADAEPIDQLPKEERIKAFKRRRQSAKTEWANNQRPFTGGRRASRAENRGVLLLSFEEIAQLFGDIIDGLAFLHSNSILHLDLKCSNVLLHWEEGKLVLSGLNVFFSQTKGDVVRLWHFRRDAQRTERKDRSYGYHGVRHAPETLVQDAKGRFRPSDSHADMWSLGMILYKMMFLKLPYEECDSYDVLRAQILSYMGFLPDGSLLQNLQRRHIPKRFAFLLKELLDIHPEKRPSAEKTRSVLADIKHHSNQNEDYSSAIVGQTLASLENLSYPSSRSICRRDSVVVNDVHLDADATTPNNGLLPFFPLPKNNLLPSLTDVPERAMTCLAGPAVRLALLFGKLVSIQPSISGVRLPPVVAVILILLALTDLAHQGSFLWSLTCLIAHCAAVLNFSSHEI